The proteins below are encoded in one region of Campylobacter rectus:
- a CDS encoding thioredoxin domain-containing protein gives MKKIVLSLMAACAMFAASNEQVVGFYSQMVGEGVKVSVAERKPVVDGIEAVVVNLSNGQVSQDEVIFTKGDLLFPDIIDLKAQKAYMQEIKKEIAAKNISKVYKSEQKENIITLGNDSKKPTIVMFSDPECPYCRLELEKIEATLKESNVKLILTPVHDVSSLQKSFLIYKDAASAKTDSDKIKILRKYFADDYKVANGAVSDADVKAMENLRQKYSAAGVRSVPFIINLSDLQK, from the coding sequence ATGAAAAAAATAGTTTTGTCGCTAATGGCGGCCTGCGCGATGTTTGCGGCGTCAAACGAGCAAGTAGTCGGTTTTTACTCGCAGATGGTCGGCGAGGGCGTGAAAGTAAGCGTTGCCGAGCGCAAACCGGTAGTTGACGGCATCGAAGCGGTCGTGGTAAATTTGAGCAACGGTCAAGTCAGCCAAGACGAGGTGATTTTTACTAAAGGTGACTTGCTTTTTCCCGATATCATCGACCTAAAGGCGCAAAAAGCCTACATGCAAGAGATAAAAAAGGAAATAGCGGCGAAAAACATCTCAAAAGTCTATAAAAGCGAGCAAAAAGAAAATATCATCACTCTAGGAAACGACTCCAAAAAGCCCACTATCGTGATGTTTTCCGATCCCGAGTGCCCGTACTGCCGCCTGGAGCTTGAAAAGATCGAAGCGACGCTAAAAGAAAGCAATGTAAAGCTAATCTTAACTCCGGTTCACGACGTTTCGTCTTTGCAAAAGAGCTTTTTGATATATAAAGACGCCGCTAGCGCGAAAACCGATAGCGACAAGATTAAAATTTTACGAAAATATTTTGCAGACGATTACAAAGTAGCAAACGGCGCCGTTAGCGACGCGGATGTTAAAGCGATGGAAAATTTAAGACAAAAATACTCCGCCGCAGGCGTTCGATCCGTACCTTTTATAATAAATTTAAGCGACCTTCAAAAATAA
- a CDS encoding Fe-S-containing protein: MSIYFVQVISSLLGFVFFAALNNDKKSLKALFLPSVLGIAAGIVVFKIARLTLHDAGVKMVFDAATLVFLLVSALWIFIKFNPAKMITFFALGAGYGLTYAHAGANFPVFAGELLDTQSIISLFLMIFAFLLLLILFFVVSNLKECLCKHVLRTFSLLSLAVLVVQALSNTGLEFMRAGMIPTYPWALSLVAKGIYYTTFSQYFFIALTLVLAVINFKKRPAPLVKSVVGSNKFRFNNAARNFMAANSKGSAAIVVTALIFGLYYDLHASRPPEISDPIIVEPVNNEFKFDVAKLADNELHRYAYINDEGREIRFFLLNRFADRASPIIVFDACAICGDMGYVKKGADLICISCNVRIFLPSVGKEGGCNPIPMPFEFDGKFITVTLDTIQNGANYFSKVIEKMVLDPVSRNKVSNQNSKSYLYYNRTYFFENEKTQAEFEANPEKYVDTNGTLK; encoded by the coding sequence ATGTCTATATATTTCGTCCAAGTTATCTCATCGTTACTGGGATTTGTCTTTTTTGCAGCGTTAAACAACGACAAAAAGAGCCTAAAAGCGCTGTTTTTACCTTCGGTTTTGGGTATCGCAGCAGGCATAGTCGTTTTTAAGATCGCTAGACTCACGCTTCACGACGCCGGCGTGAAAATGGTATTTGACGCGGCTACTTTGGTATTTTTGCTAGTTAGCGCGCTTTGGATTTTTATCAAATTTAACCCTGCAAAGATGATAACGTTTTTCGCCTTGGGCGCGGGCTACGGCCTAACCTATGCTCATGCGGGCGCGAATTTCCCGGTATTTGCCGGCGAGCTACTCGATACGCAGTCTATCATCAGCCTATTTTTGATGATATTTGCGTTTTTGCTTTTGCTGATTTTGTTTTTTGTCGTTTCAAATTTAAAAGAGTGCCTCTGCAAGCACGTTTTGAGGACGTTTTCGCTTCTTTCGCTTGCGGTTTTGGTCGTGCAGGCCCTTTCAAACACGGGGCTTGAGTTTATGCGAGCGGGGATGATACCTACATATCCGTGGGCGCTCTCGCTCGTGGCTAAAGGCATTTACTACACGACGTTCTCGCAGTATTTTTTTATAGCTTTGACTCTAGTTTTGGCGGTTATAAATTTCAAAAAACGCCCGGCCCCGCTCGTAAAATCAGTCGTGGGTTCAAACAAATTTAGATTTAACAACGCGGCTAGAAATTTTATGGCGGCAAATTCCAAAGGCAGTGCGGCGATCGTCGTAACGGCTCTGATTTTCGGGCTTTACTATGACCTGCATGCATCTAGGCCGCCCGAGATCTCTGATCCCATCATCGTCGAGCCGGTAAATAATGAGTTTAAATTTGACGTGGCAAAGCTAGCCGACAACGAACTTCACCGCTACGCCTACATAAACGACGAGGGCAGGGAGATAAGATTTTTTCTTTTAAACCGCTTCGCCGACCGCGCTTCGCCGATCATCGTCTTTGACGCGTGCGCGATATGCGGCGATATGGGCTACGTCAAAAAGGGCGCCGATCTCATCTGCATCTCGTGCAACGTGCGCATTTTCTTGCCGTCGGTCGGCAAAGAGGGCGGCTGCAACCCGATACCTATGCCTTTCGAATTTGACGGTAAATTTATAACCGTTACGCTCGACACCATCCAAAACGGCGCGAACTACTTCTCAAAAGTCATCGAAAAGATGGTGCTAGATCCGGTAAGCCGCAACAAGGTGAGCAACCAAAACTCAAAATCGTATCTATACTACAACAGGACGTATTTCTTTGAGAACGAAAAAACTCAGGCGGAATTTGAAGCCAACCCTGAAAAATACGTCGACACGAACGGAACTCTAAAATGA
- a CDS encoding iron transporter, which produces MNKFVKTALAFSLAASVAVAGEFPIGDPVEINGMEIAAVYLEPIDMEPKGIDLAPSKADIHLEADIHAIEGNKNGFAAGEWIPYLKVSYELKNLDNGKVKKGTFMPMVAQDGPHYGANLKMDAGVGNYELKFMIDNPEKQGFGRHADKETGVGKWFEPFTTTYKFQYTGAPGK; this is translated from the coding sequence ATGAACAAATTTGTTAAAACAGCTTTGGCGTTCAGCCTTGCTGCTTCAGTTGCCGTAGCAGGCGAGTTTCCTATCGGCGATCCGGTAGAGATCAACGGTATGGAGATAGCTGCTGTTTATCTAGAGCCGATTGACATGGAGCCAAAGGGCATCGACCTAGCTCCGAGTAAAGCCGATATCCACCTAGAGGCCGACATCCACGCTATCGAGGGAAACAAAAACGGTTTTGCGGCGGGCGAGTGGATTCCTTATCTAAAAGTTAGCTACGAGCTAAAAAACCTAGATAACGGCAAAGTAAAAAAAGGCACATTTATGCCTATGGTCGCTCAAGACGGCCCTCACTACGGCGCTAACCTAAAAATGGACGCTGGCGTGGGCAACTACGAGCTAAAATTTATGATCGACAATCCTGAAAAACAAGGCTTTGGTCGTCACGCGGACAAAGAAACGGGCGTAGGCAAATGGTTCGAGCCTTTCACTACGACTTATAAATTCCAATACACAGGCGCACCTGGTAAATAA
- a CDS encoding FTR1 family iron permease yields MNKFLKFILALFIPFMLNAADSDYDSEIQSIKDSFVSIIQQYKEGKIDEAKTATQNAYFGHFENIEAAIRVNFTREKAYSMESKFGKIRKAIIAKKPVEEIQAIMDELSKEMDEVLPIINTGHKLVGEYSDPKNADVSETSSEAPVASQTTAQPAGGMAIEPHWQVVYNDIKTALEAAAAAYEKGDKDAAKQQINNKAKFELYRNTKLEEAIRRFISGGQGIDGDIQKRMGSAIIAINNDISADVLKSNLEELDALIYENVAKLPMDSGSLATNVVLPDSAEDDAATDFAPVVANIKAKIAEAIKTYAAKDVAKAMSDAQDVYFDEFEASGMENKVGAIDVGLKTRIEGNFGEVVALMKAGVSVERLQQAADNLGANLDAALEKTSGSSSPWALFVYAFTIILREGFEALIIVAAVVAYLLKTGNEKRMSIVYSSLGVAVVLSFVMAWIMNLIFAGAAGQKREVMEGAVMLIAVGLLFYVGFWLLSNAGAKKWSKYIQSHVSESISAGSAKALWWTVFLAVFREGAETVLFYQALIFDAKDSAGYSMIALGFVVGLIVLLVTYYVFKIFAIKIPIKPFFLVTSAIIFYMSIVFVGKGLMEFVEGKIFVPTKIDGFPTIEWLGIYPYYESLVPQAIMIAALIIGVIIMKNKQAKEA; encoded by the coding sequence ATGAATAAATTTTTAAAATTTATACTTGCGCTTTTTATCCCTTTTATGCTAAATGCGGCCGACTCCGATTATGACTCTGAGATACAAAGCATAAAAGACTCTTTCGTGAGTATCATACAGCAGTATAAAGAGGGCAAGATCGACGAGGCCAAAACCGCCACGCAAAACGCGTATTTTGGACATTTTGAAAACATCGAAGCGGCGATCAGGGTAAATTTTACTCGGGAAAAAGCCTACTCGATGGAGTCTAAATTCGGCAAAATCCGCAAAGCCATCATCGCTAAAAAACCCGTAGAAGAGATACAAGCGATAATGGACGAGCTAAGCAAAGAGATGGATGAGGTTTTGCCTATCATAAACACGGGCCATAAGCTAGTTGGCGAGTACTCCGATCCTAAAAACGCAGACGTCTCCGAGACCTCGTCCGAGGCTCCGGTAGCTAGCCAAACTACGGCGCAGCCTGCCGGCGGTATGGCTATAGAGCCGCACTGGCAAGTGGTTTATAACGACATAAAAACCGCTCTCGAAGCGGCTGCGGCGGCTTATGAAAAAGGCGACAAAGACGCCGCAAAGCAGCAGATAAATAATAAAGCCAAATTCGAGCTATATCGCAACACGAAGTTAGAAGAGGCTATTCGTAGGTTTATAAGCGGCGGTCAAGGCATCGACGGCGACATCCAAAAGCGAATGGGCTCGGCGATAATCGCGATAAACAACGACATCTCGGCCGATGTGCTAAAGTCAAATTTGGAGGAGCTTGACGCGCTGATATACGAAAACGTCGCCAAGCTGCCTATGGACTCGGGCTCGTTAGCTACCAACGTAGTTTTGCCCGATAGCGCCGAGGATGACGCGGCTACGGACTTTGCGCCCGTCGTTGCTAACATAAAGGCTAAAATCGCAGAGGCCATTAAAACATATGCCGCAAAAGACGTAGCCAAGGCTATGAGCGATGCGCAGGACGTATATTTTGACGAATTTGAAGCAAGCGGTATGGAAAACAAAGTAGGCGCGATAGACGTCGGCCTAAAAACTAGGATAGAAGGAAATTTCGGCGAAGTAGTCGCGCTGATGAAAGCGGGCGTGAGCGTCGAGAGACTCCAGCAAGCAGCCGATAACCTAGGCGCAAATTTAGACGCCGCGCTGGAAAAAACAAGCGGCAGCAGTTCGCCTTGGGCGCTATTTGTTTATGCGTTTACGATCATACTTCGTGAGGGATTTGAGGCGCTCATCATCGTAGCGGCCGTCGTTGCCTATCTACTAAAAACGGGCAACGAAAAACGTATGAGTATCGTTTATAGCTCGCTTGGCGTGGCAGTGGTTTTAAGCTTTGTTATGGCGTGGATTATGAATTTGATATTTGCCGGCGCTGCTGGTCAAAAAAGAGAGGTGATGGAGGGTGCGGTGATGCTTATCGCCGTAGGGCTGCTCTTTTACGTCGGTTTTTGGCTGCTTTCAAACGCAGGCGCGAAAAAATGGAGCAAATATATCCAAAGCCACGTCAGCGAGTCGATATCCGCAGGCTCGGCCAAGGCGCTTTGGTGGACAGTATTTTTAGCCGTATTTAGAGAGGGTGCGGAGACCGTGCTTTTTTATCAAGCGCTGATTTTCGACGCCAAAGATAGCGCGGGCTACTCGATGATCGCGCTGGGATTTGTAGTAGGTCTTATCGTCTTGCTCGTTACTTACTACGTGTTTAAAATTTTTGCTATAAAAATACCGATCAAGCCGTTTTTCTTGGTCACTTCGGCGATCATCTTTTATATGTCGATCGTGTTTGTGGGCAAGGGGCTTATGGAGTTCGTCGAGGGTAAAATTTTCGTTCCGACCAAGATCGATGGCTTCCCGACTATCGAGTGGCTGGGCATTTATCCGTATTACGAGAGCCTAGTGCCGCAGGCTATTATGATAGCGGCGCTAATCATCGGTGTGATCATAATGAAAAATAAGCAAGCCAAAGAGGCTTAA
- the fdh3B gene encoding formate dehydrogenase FDH3 subunit beta: protein MARMKFFVDTNRCISCFGCQVACSSAHELPVGLYRRKVITLDDGVEGKEVSTTIACQHCTDAPCEQVCPVDCFYIRADGIVLHDKNKCIGCGYCLYACPFGAPQFPRDGAFGIKGAMDKCTMCAGGPEETNSHEELHMYGQNRISEGKVPMCAAVCATNALLVGDAAEVSNVYRKRVMLRQAGTTI from the coding sequence ATGGCAAGAATGAAATTTTTCGTAGATACTAATAGATGTATCAGTTGCTTTGGATGTCAGGTCGCTTGCTCTTCGGCTCACGAGCTCCCCGTGGGGCTCTACCGCCGCAAGGTCATCACGCTAGATGACGGCGTAGAGGGCAAGGAAGTATCGACTACGATAGCCTGCCAACACTGCACCGACGCTCCTTGCGAGCAGGTGTGTCCGGTAGATTGCTTTTATATCAGAGCCGACGGTATCGTGCTTCACGATAAAAACAAATGTATCGGCTGCGGATACTGCCTCTACGCGTGTCCGTTCGGTGCGCCGCAGTTTCCTAGGGACGGGGCGTTTGGCATCAAAGGCGCTATGGATAAATGCACTATGTGCGCCGGAGGTCCGGAGGAGACGAACTCTCACGAGGAGCTTCATATGTACGGCCAAAACCGTATCTCGGAAGGCAAAGTCCCTATGTGCGCCGCCGTTTGCGCTACAAATGCGTTACTCGTCGGCGACGCCGCAGAGGTATCAAACGTATATCGCAAGCGCGTTATGCTAAGACAAGCGGGCACTACTATTTAA
- a CDS encoding formate dehydrogenase subunit alpha, whose translation MKKVNGKWERISWETAVNEIGDKMLEIRKKHGPDCVEFLGSAKFSDEQAWYFRKFAAFWGTNNIDHVARIUHSASVAGAANTWGYGAMTNHFGDVAANSKAIMVFGANSAVANPVGGMKHFLQAKDRNNAKLIVVDPIFTKTAARADIYVRVRPGTDIAFVYGLLHIIFKNGWEDESFIENRTYGIDEIRKEAENWTPEVVSDVTGVSVDLIKRVADIYAHTKPAAIAWSLGMTQHSIGSSNTRILPILQLVLGNMGKPGGGCQIIRGHDNVQGATDMGNLADTLPTYYGLGDAAWKHFCKGWGQNFDEFVKRFAVSTKEPKESGAPVKDTVFGEYYYHDPKNPEDRNWRNEKGWSLAKWWQGVLKEEKTFSSGDLKVVWVQGTGITSMAHLTKIQEAVDKLELLVVAEPFVNEIAILSGRKDGIYILPVATQFENEGIAVSTNRSAQWRTKVVEPLYESKPDHEVMFEFAKKWGFYDEYTKSLRMNDDLEVVKDSFVWPDDATRELARMGQTIGLQGWQPERLKKHQQNWENFDPDTLMGIGGDVKGEYYSLPWPCWDKNHPGTPILYDLNKPYVEGGCGFRNRFGLEHNGVSQIASEAVQLKDSKVKGGYPQITKENIERVLGITLTEEEKAKIGDNWMMDYSGIINKKCREAGVAPFGNARARAIVWEFIDQIPKHREPIHSPRWDLVQKYPAIDDQPRNFRVEVKFKGEQQKQDWSKDFPIIISSLRLVNLSGAGMIERTSKYLSAITPEMFANVHPELALKYGIRDRDMMWIHAPQGTKIKVRCYHNKSVTPDRICLPYNFAGVMQGIDISDRYPEGTKPYTIGESSNTITNYGFDPVTQISEFNAGLCRIEKAEENGFETTFFHEYGENRV comes from the coding sequence ATGAAAAAAGTAAACGGCAAATGGGAGCGCATCAGCTGGGAGACCGCCGTTAACGAGATCGGAGACAAGATGCTCGAGATCCGCAAAAAACACGGACCTGATTGCGTCGAGTTTTTGGGATCGGCTAAATTTAGCGATGAGCAGGCTTGGTATTTTAGAAAATTCGCTGCATTTTGGGGCACAAACAATATAGATCACGTTGCAAGAATTTGACACAGCGCATCAGTCGCCGGAGCGGCGAATACTTGGGGTTATGGCGCTATGACAAACCACTTTGGAGACGTGGCTGCAAATTCTAAAGCCATTATGGTATTTGGAGCAAACTCAGCGGTCGCAAATCCCGTCGGTGGTATGAAACATTTCCTGCAGGCAAAAGACAGAAACAACGCAAAACTAATCGTCGTTGATCCGATATTTACGAAAACGGCAGCAAGAGCGGACATTTACGTGCGCGTAAGACCGGGTACCGACATCGCTTTTGTTTACGGACTACTCCATATTATCTTTAAAAACGGTTGGGAAGACGAGAGCTTTATAGAAAATAGAACTTACGGCATAGACGAGATTCGCAAAGAGGCCGAAAACTGGACGCCTGAGGTGGTCTCGGACGTTACCGGCGTGAGCGTAGATCTCATCAAGCGAGTGGCCGATATTTACGCGCATACTAAACCTGCGGCGATAGCATGGTCGCTGGGTATGACGCAGCACAGTATCGGCAGCTCAAATACAAGAATTTTGCCTATCCTTCAGCTAGTGCTCGGAAATATGGGCAAACCGGGCGGCGGCTGCCAGATCATCCGCGGTCACGATAACGTCCAAGGCGCTACCGATATGGGTAACCTAGCCGATACCTTGCCTACTTATTATGGTCTCGGAGATGCCGCATGGAAGCACTTCTGTAAGGGCTGGGGACAAAATTTCGACGAGTTCGTAAAACGCTTCGCGGTATCTACCAAAGAGCCTAAAGAGAGCGGCGCGCCTGTAAAAGATACGGTGTTTGGCGAGTATTATTATCATGATCCGAAAAATCCGGAAGATAGAAACTGGAGAAACGAAAAGGGTTGGTCGCTGGCAAAATGGTGGCAAGGCGTGTTAAAAGAGGAAAAAACATTTTCAAGCGGCGATCTAAAGGTAGTTTGGGTGCAAGGAACGGGCATTACTTCGATGGCGCATTTAACTAAAATTCAAGAAGCCGTAGATAAGCTCGAGCTACTGGTTGTAGCAGAGCCTTTCGTAAACGAGATCGCGATCCTCTCCGGCAGAAAAGACGGAATTTATATATTGCCGGTCGCTACTCAGTTTGAAAACGAAGGCATTGCCGTATCTACTAACCGTTCGGCGCAGTGGAGAACCAAAGTCGTAGAGCCGCTTTACGAGAGCAAGCCCGACCATGAAGTAATGTTTGAATTTGCTAAAAAATGGGGCTTTTACGACGAATACACAAAGTCTCTTAGGATGAACGACGATCTGGAAGTCGTAAAAGATAGCTTCGTATGGCCTGACGACGCGACTAGAGAGCTAGCACGTATGGGACAGACTATCGGACTTCAAGGTTGGCAGCCCGAGCGTCTAAAAAAACATCAGCAAAACTGGGAAAATTTCGATCCGGATACGCTAATGGGCATCGGCGGCGACGTTAAGGGCGAGTATTACAGCTTGCCGTGGCCTTGCTGGGATAAAAATCACCCGGGTACGCCGATACTTTACGATCTAAACAAACCTTACGTAGAAGGCGGTTGCGGATTTAGAAATCGCTTCGGTTTGGAGCACAACGGCGTTAGCCAGATCGCATCCGAGGCCGTGCAGCTAAAAGACTCGAAGGTAAAAGGCGGCTATCCGCAAATAACCAAAGAAAATATCGAGCGAGTGCTCGGCATCACGCTAACGGAAGAAGAAAAGGCCAAAATCGGCGATAACTGGATGATGGACTACAGCGGTATCATCAATAAAAAATGCCGCGAAGCGGGTGTTGCGCCGTTTGGTAATGCTAGAGCGCGCGCTATAGTTTGGGAGTTTATCGATCAAATTCCAAAGCACCGCGAGCCTATCCACTCTCCGCGTTGGGATTTGGTACAAAAATACCCGGCCATCGACGATCAGCCTAGAAATTTCCGCGTCGAGGTTAAATTTAAGGGCGAACAGCAAAAACAAGACTGGAGTAAGGATTTTCCTATCATTATCAGCTCTTTGCGCTTAGTAAATTTAAGCGGTGCGGGTATGATAGAGCGAACGAGCAAATATCTATCCGCAATTACGCCTGAGATGTTTGCCAACGTCCACCCGGAACTAGCTCTAAAATACGGTATCCGCGACAGAGATATGATGTGGATCCATGCTCCGCAAGGCACTAAGATCAAGGTTAGATGCTACCATAACAAGAGCGTTACGCCCGATAGAATTTGCTTGCCGTATAACTTCGCCGGCGTTATGCAAGGTATAGATATTAGCGACCGCTATCCTGAGGGAACCAAACCTTATACTATCGGCGAGAGCTCAAATACCATAACCAACTACGGCTTTGACCCGGTAACTCAAATTTCGGAATTTAACGCAGGTCTTTGCAGGATAGAAAAAGCTGAAGAAAACGGTTTTGAAACCACATTCTTCCACGAATACGGCGAAAATAGAGTCTAA
- the selB gene encoding selenocysteine-specific translation elongation factor, producing the protein MSLIIGTAGHIDHGKTALIKELNGFEGDRLEEEQKRGITIDLSFSNLSKNGENIAFIDVPGHENLIKTMISGAYGFDACLFVVAANDGLMPQSLEHLEVLNILGVRSLIVALTKCDLASAELIEQRKSEICAAAQNYKNLQILDIFPVSIKDSASIDELRNYLFTLKAANREQEGVFRYYIDRVFSLKGIGNVVTGTVIEGSVSKNEKLFNYDAGKEVQVRSVQSHDKFVERAGVSSRVALNLTGIELNDLKKGQLLSKKGFFRGFREIDAIVFARELTHGQSVTFCVGAKAAPAKALVLSEKEGGIFATFKFERDMFLKFDEPFVLIANGRVIGGGRALNAVSEPMKKSSKISFLNALLKKDFVSAFAMLKDTHKNGFGIISAYQRFGLNHEEAVAIAKQTPNVFVDEKALNIYDLSAVDRIKSAVKFMIEKNEFAVFSATSISLKLSWASESIAQKALDELESAGAIIKNDGVYTKTGVDMSKLKIRLEEKIYEILQSGNLAPLAPYNIYDELEIDRVSGDNALKKLTGIGRVVRLAHNLFVTSKALNEALAKLKAIIAAQGFVNVTNAKEALNLSRKYIIAYLEQLDLDPNIVKNGIDRVLKA; encoded by the coding sequence ATGAGCCTAATAATAGGAACAGCCGGGCACATCGATCACGGCAAAACGGCGCTGATAAAGGAACTAAACGGCTTTGAGGGCGACAGACTCGAAGAGGAGCAAAAGCGCGGGATCACGATCGATCTTAGCTTTTCAAATTTGAGCAAAAACGGCGAAAATATCGCATTTATCGACGTGCCTGGGCATGAAAATTTGATCAAAACGATGATCAGCGGCGCGTACGGATTTGACGCGTGCCTATTTGTCGTGGCGGCAAACGACGGGCTAATGCCGCAGTCTTTGGAGCATTTGGAGGTTTTAAATATCCTTGGAGTTCGCTCGCTTATTGTCGCGCTAACTAAATGCGACCTAGCTAGCGCGGAGCTAATAGAGCAGCGAAAAAGCGAAATTTGCGCCGCCGCGCAAAACTACAAAAATCTGCAAATTTTAGATATTTTCCCGGTTAGCATTAAAGATAGCGCGAGCATCGACGAACTGCGAAATTATCTTTTCACGTTAAAGGCGGCTAATCGCGAGCAAGAGGGCGTTTTTAGATACTACATCGACCGCGTTTTTAGCCTAAAAGGTATCGGAAACGTAGTCACGGGCACCGTGATAGAGGGCAGCGTGAGCAAAAACGAGAAGCTGTTTAACTATGATGCGGGCAAAGAGGTGCAGGTGCGAAGCGTGCAGAGCCACGATAAATTCGTCGAGCGCGCGGGAGTTAGCAGCCGCGTGGCGCTAAATTTGACTGGAATCGAGCTAAATGATCTAAAAAAAGGCCAACTGCTTAGTAAAAAGGGCTTTTTTAGAGGATTTCGCGAGATAGACGCGATCGTTTTCGCTCGCGAGCTAACGCACGGGCAGAGCGTGACGTTTTGCGTCGGCGCAAAGGCCGCGCCCGCAAAAGCGCTGGTTCTCAGCGAAAAGGAGGGCGGAATATTTGCGACGTTTAAATTTGAAAGGGATATGTTTTTAAAATTCGACGAGCCGTTCGTGCTCATCGCAAACGGTCGCGTCATAGGCGGCGGCAGGGCGCTAAACGCCGTGAGCGAACCGATGAAAAAATCAAGCAAAATTTCGTTTTTAAACGCGCTGCTCAAAAAGGACTTCGTAAGCGCCTTTGCGATGCTAAAAGATACGCATAAAAACGGCTTTGGCATCATCTCGGCCTATCAGCGCTTCGGGCTAAATCACGAGGAGGCCGTAGCGATAGCAAAACAAACGCCAAACGTATTCGTCGATGAAAAAGCGCTAAATATCTACGATCTAAGCGCGGTCGATCGGATAAAAAGTGCGGTCAAATTTATGATAGAAAAGAACGAATTTGCGGTATTTTCGGCTACGAGCATCAGCCTAAAGCTCTCATGGGCTAGCGAAAGTATCGCTCAAAAGGCGCTTGACGAGCTAGAAAGCGCGGGTGCGATAATCAAAAACGACGGTGTCTATACCAAAACGGGCGTCGATATGAGCAAGCTAAAAATCAGGCTTGAAGAGAAAATTTACGAAATTTTGCAAAGCGGAAATTTAGCTCCCCTGGCGCCTTACAACATCTACGACGAACTTGAGATAGACCGAGTTAGCGGCGATAACGCGCTAAAAAAGCTAACCGGTATCGGACGCGTGGTGAGGCTCGCGCATAATCTTTTCGTAACGTCAAAAGCCCTAAACGAGGCGCTTGCAAAGCTAAAAGCCATCATCGCCGCGCAAGGATTCGTAAATGTAACAAACGCGAAAGAGGCGTTAAATTTGAGTAGAAAATACATAATCGCCTACCTCGAGCAGCTTGATCTGGATCCAAATATCGTAAAAAACGGCATAGACCGAGTTTTAAAAGCGTGA
- a CDS encoding twin-arginine translocation signal domain-containing protein — protein MQGSRRDFLKKSLKVGAVGGTILAAASIAKPTGDELTSDGNGVVVGKSNKKEVLYKKSKEWEYYYKIAY, from the coding sequence ATGCAAGGATCAAGACGAGATTTCCTTAAAAAATCTCTGAAGGTCGGCGCGGTAGGCGGGACTATATTGGCCGCCGCTTCTATCGCGAAACCGACCGGCGACGAGCTTACTAGCGACGGTAACGGCGTGGTTGTCGGCAAGTCGAACAAAAAAGAGGTGCTTTACAAAAAAAGCAAAGAGTGGGAATACTACTATAAGATCGCTTATTAA